In Ostrea edulis chromosome 4, xbOstEdul1.1, whole genome shotgun sequence, a single window of DNA contains:
- the LOC125672298 gene encoding uncharacterized protein LOC125672298, whose protein sequence is MDWCTMTYFKAFLFITCNSECTICFQVEFHCPTGIYCTVCRFRLILLSAIMSQSEEDRGQHYIECATCTNYSKFYCNTCHLRLCEQHRDIHLEEEDNRKHEVVLYQERMLELPTEKCRIHPTRVIDLYCSKCKVPICSKCFTTDHKGHQVLDLEVVYNNSLRQCQKEVVNIQDILLPQYVENLKSQREKIESAKKKLEKIRLSMKKSADEIKAAVDILLAENNSELDVMEKLILNEMNNKEHETEDYVSLLQEVIKMYEGVTSTRKATEIFTLSKEIASIPSLKIPDLSEAVLPEFTMGTIEKQEIEKQFGKLSQRDPKEQKREEKEMVQTTRLSVSKSAERPNMKLSFSIMKLKEVKLPKLGHVQHLSSLPSEEVCASDMKGNLVLSDLRGNLLHKIFTDMSTTLGYHTVTRKGELVYTSDKNKAVYRVARNMTFPTLITTGDWEPGAIYSSRINGDLLVGMTRNKEWKVTRYSKEGEKFQDIQRDDKGRGLYRSISFITENTNGDVCVSDYAASKVVVVTRSGQYRFSYSGHKSQDGFSPYAICTDILGHILVCNGYFALLSDNYGSVHLLNEDGQFLKLLCAPDQYQLEAHAVCVDYQHNLWVGHRGSAIVTVYSYLQNEDN, encoded by the exons atggattggtgcaccatgacctactttaaagcTTTTCTATTCATAACGtgcaattcagagtgcacaatatgcttccaggttgaatttcactgtccgacgggcatatattgtaccgtttgcagATTCAG ATTAATACTACTATCTGCCATAATGAGTCAAAGTGAAGAAGATAGAGGGCAGCACTATATCGAGTGTGCCACGTGTACCAACTACTCCAAGTTCTACTGCAACACCTGTCACCTGCGACTGTGTGAACAACACAGAGACATCCATCTCGAGGAAGAAGACAATAGAAAACATGAGGTGGTTCTTTATCAAGAGAGAATGCTGGAATTGCCTACAGAGAAATGTCGGATCCACCCCACAAGAGTGATAGATCTTTACTGCAGCAAATGCAAGGTTCCAATCTGTTCCAAATGCTTTACCACTGATCACAAAGGTCACCAAGTCCTTGATCTTGAAGTTGTCTACAATAATAGTCTACGACAATGCCAAAAAGAAGTGGTCAATATCCAAGACATTCTCCTTCCTCAGTATGTAGAAAATCTGAAGTCGCAGAGAGAAAAAATTGAATCTGCCAAGAAAAAACTAGAGAAGATCAGATTATCCATGAAGAAGAGCGCTGATGAGATCAAGGCAGCAGTGGACATCCTATTGGCTGAAAATAATTCAGAGCTGGATGTAATGGAGAAATTGATACTGAACGAGATGAACAACAAAGAACATGAAACAGAGGATTACGTCTCCCTCCTACAGGAAGTAATCAAGATGTACGAAGGCGTGACGTCAACAAGGAAAGCAACAGAGATTTTTACGTTAAGTAAAGAGATAGCAAGTATTCCTTCACTGAAGATTCCTGACTTAAGTGAAGCTGTCCTACCAGAGTTTACAATGGGAACCatagaaaaacaagaaatagaaaaacagttTGGAAAACTCAGTCAAAGGGACCCAAAAGAacaaaaaagagaagaaaaagaaatggtACAAACAACACGGCTGTCAGTTTCCAAAAGTGCGGAACGTCCCAATATGAAGCTTTCCTTCTCTATTATGAAACTAAAGGAAGTTAAATTGCCAAAACTCGGTCATGTTCAGCATTTATCTTCCTTACCTTCAGAAGAGGTTTGCGCCAGTGACATGAAAGGTAACCTTGTCCTTTCTGATCTGCGGGGAAATCTACTACACAAAATCTTCACCGACATGTCAACTACCTTGGgatatcacacagtcactaGAAAGGGAGAACTAGTCTACACAAGTGACAAAAATAAAGCCGTCTACAGAGTTGCCAGGAATATGACCTTCCCAACACTGATCACCACAGGGGACTGGGAACCAGGGGCCATCTACTCCTCTCGCATCAATGGAGACCTACTGGTGGGGATGACTAGAAATAAAGAATGGAAGGTGACCAGGTACAGCAAGGAAGGAGAGAAGTTCCAGGACATTCAGAGGGATGATAAAGGACGGGGTCTATACCGGAGTATTTCCTTCATCACAGAGAACACTAACGGTGATGTCTGTGTATCAGACTATGCTGCCAGTAAGGTAGTGGTGGTGACCAGATCAGGACAGTATCGCTTCTCTTACTCTGGTCATAAGTCACAGGATGGATTCAGTCCCTATGCAATCTGTACAGACATCCTGGGACATATCTTGGTATGTAATGGCTACTTTGCTTTACTGAGTGATAATTATGGCAGTGTCCACCTACTGAACGAGGATGGTCAGTTCCTGAAGCTCCTATGTGCACCAGATCAATATCAGCTAGAAGCCCACGCTGTCTGCGTTGATTATCAACATAACCTTTGGGTCGGGCATCGAGGCAGTGCTATTGTAACAGTGTACAGTTATCTCCAGAATGAAGACAACTGA